From one Polyangia bacterium genomic stretch:
- a CDS encoding ATP-binding protein: MLADFATLRVPLSEQSFDEHLARAEQEGLAPLEFLARVIGAEADRRRERAIERRIKDARFPDVCTLADFDWKFNAQTIDRAQIEQLASCDFLRRKNNLVLVGQSGLGKSRIIKAIGRQACVVGYTVRYTTSGELFADLTAALADHTLPKRVRFYCRFDLLIIDEFGFDRLEREASAQVASLLYKIIDTRGPQRSTALVTNIDFDAWSDYLSDPPLAMAANASWSSE; the protein is encoded by the coding sequence GGCCGACTTCGCGACCTTGCGCGTGCCGCTGTCGGAGCAGAGCTTCGACGAACATCTGGCGCGCGCCGAGCAGGAAGGCCTGGCGCCGCTGGAGTTCCTGGCTCGCGTGATCGGCGCCGAGGCCGATCGCCGGCGAGAGCGGGCCATTGAGCGGCGGATCAAGGACGCGCGTTTCCCCGACGTCTGCACGCTGGCCGACTTCGATTGGAAGTTCAACGCTCAGACCATCGACCGCGCCCAGATCGAACAGCTTGCCAGCTGCGACTTCCTGCGCCGCAAGAACAATCTGGTCCTGGTGGGGCAAAGCGGTCTGGGAAAAAGCAGAATCATCAAAGCGATCGGCCGTCAGGCCTGTGTCGTGGGCTACACCGTGCGCTACACGACCAGCGGCGAACTGTTCGCCGATCTGACCGCGGCCCTGGCCGACCACACGCTTCCCAAACGGGTCCGTTTTTACTGCCGCTTCGATCTGTTGATCATCGACGAGTTCGGCTTCGACCGGCTCGAACGCGAGGCGTCCGCGCAGGTCGCCAGCCTGTTGTACAAGATCATCGATACTCGCGGTCCCCAGCGTTCGACGGCCCTGGTGACCAACATCGACTTCGACGCCTGGAGCGACTATCTCAGTGATCCGCCCTTGGCGATGGCCGCCAACGCTTCATGGAGCAGCGAATGA